Below is a genomic region from Diabrotica undecimpunctata isolate CICGRU chromosome 7, icDiaUnde3, whole genome shotgun sequence.
ACACCAGCTGACCGTCAAATTCTTTAACAGTTAAGGTAGCTATTGTCTCAACTTTGAATTGAAACAAGACAAGATGTGCTTAACAAAGTCTCCTTGTTGGGATCTTGTCACCTTTTTTACGTAGTAGGGTTTGGacataaaacagatgttaatttatttcgaaataaataaatgtttcctATTTATATTGAAAACATACTTTTATTTTCACAACTCACAACAATTTCTAACTATATCATTAACTTTGGACGAGCAGTTTAATTAAAATCAATACTTTGAGATTGTTGGGATGGCAGTGAtccaaaaatgtattaatttaagtgcaactaataaaataaaaaattacctgaatctAGAACTTCATATTCATGCGCCAAGTTTTTCAGTACGACATAAATAGTAGGGTGCTCTATTATTAATTTCCCCTTTAGACATTCTTGCAGCATTAAATTACTATCTAACTCAAAGAATTTTTTCCCAGCAGTCTGCTCGGCCCTTAAGAGTAGTTTAAACCCAGGAACTCCTACACTTTTGTAGTACTGCAACTGTTCCATTAAACTTTCATCTGTTTGTGTTAAATGCCTCTCTAGGAGAACACCGAGTTTTTGGGTTTCAGATATATTTGTGTCATACAGTGTGACATCTGCATTGACAAATATCCACTCTATATGCCAGAATATTGTGTTATTTTCTGAGTTGAAgcaagttgtattattttttcttttagtaaaaTGTACAGGAAGAAATTTTAGGTTGATTTTTCGTATTCGAGCAGCATTTTTTAACTGTGGTAAACCCTAGAAAGAAATAAGGTATTATGATgatatatttcttaatatttgaTAACA
It encodes:
- the LOC140445144 gene encoding box C/D snoRNA protein 1 yields the protein MELDNHLCVDTNDTSKLGQCEVCGVSSAKYTCPKCEVKTCALKCSKIHKLELNCDGIRDPTKFISSAKFSNADLLSDYRFLEEISRSMSGGVSKLLKRNNHQSQGLPQLKNAARIRKINLKFLPVHFTKRKNNTTCFNSENNTIFWHIEWIFVNADVTLYDTNISETQKLGVLLERHLTQTDESLMEQLQYYKSVGVPGFKLLLRAEQTAGKKFFELDSNLMLQECLKGKLIIEHPTIYVVLKNLAHEYEVLDSDNEDDTGDVQLGTDVINNIIKNEEKETKSNKHSLLFTS